A genomic stretch from Cervus canadensis isolate Bull #8, Minnesota chromosome 27, ASM1932006v1, whole genome shotgun sequence includes:
- the LOC122428980 gene encoding putative protein FAM172B yields MEIEWLPVTQKLSFRKFIEQSDLLEELKYDFNEKAELRHTETHGPFAFNYYKNVLERNSKRYWALGHLLEQYIYELLEKVCKLQKVYIPPEADEEPRSFFFMSERALSNHHSALLVLLQDHGVVRAGQWSQQAIIHHGLQHGSQIPCIQMALQAHYDVIVLNPNDNFVDQQTGKEWKGLLTQNVEFSSRKVVQTESFSLQESLQCIPKRCSNTPEEHMAYIWDYFISKTEGKDVAFIVHGYGGLVFMDLLVHKKWDVMSKVYAVALIDSEHHVGHQLGSDVHLLEWIKQHCREWVTSPKPLDKPATTILKKEFPTVSAGTEKHNLAPSSSLQSIFKYFRKALKAKAAINFSRVSVVTRSSTKRKQSA; encoded by the exons ATGGAAATAGAG TGGTTGCCAGTGACTCAGAAACTGAGCTTCCGAAAATTTATTGAACAATCTGACTTACTAGAAGAACTTAAATATGACTTCAATGAAAAAGCTGAATTGAGACACACTGAGACACATGGGCCTTTTGCCTTTAACTATTACAAAAATGTCCTGGAGAGGAACAGCAAGCGCTACTGGGCCCTGGGCCATTTGCTTGAACAATACATTTATGAACTTTTGGAGAAAGTGTGCAAATTACAAAAAGTATATATCCCACCAGAGGCTGATGAGGAACCAAGAAGCTTCTTTTTCATGAGTGAGAGAGCATTATCAAATCATCATTCTGCTCTTCTTGTCCTCCTTCAAGACCACGGGGTCGTTAGAGCTGGTCAGTGGAGTCAGCAGGCAATAATACATCACGGTCTCCAACATGGAAGTCAGATACCGTGTATTCAGATGGCACTGCAGGCACATTATGATGTGATTGTGCTAAACCCCAATGACAATTTTGTGGACCAGCAGACAGGAAAAGAGTGGAAAGGACTTTTAACGCAAAATGTTGAGTTCTCTTCCAGAAAAGTGGTTCAGACAGAGAGCTTCTCTCTCCAGGAGTCTCTCCAATGTATTCCAAAAAGATGCAGCAACACCCCTGAAGAACACATGGCTTATATTTGGGATTACTTCATttcaaagactgaaggcaaggaTGTTGCCTTCATTGTACATGGTTATGGAGGCTTGGTTTTTATGGACTTGCTTGTTCATAAAAAGTGGGACGTGATGAGCAAAGTATACGCTGTTGCACTTATTGACTCTGAACATCACGTAGGACACCAGTTGGGAAGCGATGTCCACTTATTAGAATGGATAAAGCAGCACTGCCGTGAATGGGTGACAAGTCCGAAGCCTTTGGATAAACCTGCAACAACCATTTTGAAAAAGGAGTTTCCTACAGTTTCTGCTGGTACAGAAAAACACAACTTAGCCCCTTCCTCTAGCCTTCAgtctatttttaaatactttagaaAAGCTTTGAAAGCCAAAGCAGCTATTAATTTCTCTCGAGTGTCCGTAGTGACTAGAAGCTcgacaaaaagaaagcaaagtgctTAA
- the TRMT10C gene encoding tRNA methyltransferase 10 homolog C: MSVSITFLRPFARVLVPFTLHRKRRVLYSTILQRYMSSKIPAASYPNKESTPPPEELELDRWKITMKSSVQEEDVSTVSSIEGEDPLAATRELVEMWRLLGKEVPEHFSEEELKTLMECVSKSSKRKYLKYLYIKEKMKKARQIKKEMKKAEKEEVKKEQLPETVKEDKPQNFLFLRLWDRNMDIAMGWKGAQAMQFGQPLVFDMAYDDYMKPKELQNAVSQLLESEGCNRRDIDPFHIYFCNLKTDGAYYKELVKRYGEKWNKLLLTATEKSHVDLFPKDSIIYLTADSPNVMTTFKHDKIYIVGSFVDKKMQPGTSLAKAKRLKLATECLPLDKYLQWDTGTKNLTLDQMIRILLCLKNTGSWEEALKFVPRRKHAGYLEISQHSQEFLNRMKKSKTFNSFPRGSINRHRKSSLKENI; this comes from the coding sequence ATGAGTGTCAGTATCACCTTCTTAAGACCTTTTGCCAGAGTTTTAGTGCCATTTACCCTTCATAGGAAGAGAAGGGTTTTATATTCAACAATTCTGCAGAGATACATGTCTTCCAAAATACCAGCTGCATCCTATCCTAATAAGGAGAGTACACCACCTCCTGAAGAGCTGGAGTTGGATAGGTGGAAAATTACAATGAAATCTAGTGTGCAAGAAGAGGATGTTTCAACAGTCTCAAGTATCGAGGGTGAAGATCCTCTAGCTGCCACCAGGGAGTTAGTTGAGATGTGGAGGTTGCTTGGCAAAGAAGTACCAGAACACTTCAGTGAAGAAGAGCTCAAAACGCTTATGGAATGTGTTTCTaagtcatcaaaaagaaaatatttaaaatacttatatattaaggaaaaaatgaaaaaagccagacaaataaaaaaggaaatgaaaaaagcagaaaaagaagaagttaaaAAAGAGCAGCTACCAGAAACCGTTAAGGAAGATAAACCACAAAACTTTCTATTTCTACGACTTTGGGATAGGAATATGGACATTGCAATGGGCTGGAAAGGTGCCCAGGCCATGCAGTTTGGACAGCCTTTGGTTTTTGACATGGCTTATGATGACTATATGAAACCAAAAGAATTGCAGAATGCTGTTTCCCAACTTTTAGAAAGTGAAGGATGTAACAGAAGAGATATTGATCCTTTCCATATTTATTTCTGCAATCTTAAAACAGACGGTGCCTACTATAAAGAGTTAGTTAAACGTTATGGAGAAAAATGGAACAAATTGCTTTTAACAGCAACAGAAAAGTCTCATGTAGATTTGTTTCCAAAAGATAGTATTATATATTTAACTGCAGATTCTCCCAATGTTATGACTACTTTCAAACATGACAAAATTTATATAGTGGGGTCGTTTGTTGATAAGAAAATGCAGCCAGGCACATCCCTAGCCAAAGCAAAACGGCTGAAGCTGGCAACAGAATGCCTTCCATTAGATAAATATCTGCAGTGGGACACTGGTACCAAAAATCTCACTTTAGATCAAATGATACGTATTTTGttatgtctgaaaaatactgGTAGCTGGGAAGAGGCTCTGAAGTTTGTTCCTAGGAGAAAACATGCTGGTTATCTGGAGATTTCTCAGCATTCTCAAGAGTTTCTCAAcagaatgaagaaatcaaagacttTTAATTCATTTCCAAGGGGCTCTataaatagacacagaaaaagcagctTGAAGGAGAACATTTGA